One window from the genome of Solea senegalensis isolate Sse05_10M unplaced genomic scaffold, IFAPA_SoseM_1 scf7180000013645, whole genome shotgun sequence encodes:
- the LOC122760438 gene encoding putative gonadotropin-releasing hormone II receptor produces the protein MNVSAHCDPPVIIYKQSDGFDLNASCDWTSVDRGPLLPTFSTAAKVRVIVTFILCGISTLCNSAVLWAANGHKRKSHVRVLIINLTVADLLVTFIVMPVDAVWNITVQWLASDLACRFLMFLKLQAMYSCAFVTVVISLDRQSAILNPLSISVARKRSRVMLMVAWTMSTLFSIPQMFIFHNVTITYPANFTQCTTRGSFVTHWQETAYNMFTFSCLFLLPLVIMIICYTRIFIQMTKRSLFSNQLSLRCSKNNIPKARMRTLKMSLVIVICFIVCWTPYYLLGLWYWFFPDDLEGKVSHSLTHILFIFGLFNACLDPIIYGLFTIRFCKGLKGVSHRRATDMSVKVTNTVVAETLKCTAITFPCKRGEAAGEKAQQV, from the exons ATGAACGTCTCCGCCCACTGTGATCCCCCTGTCATCATATACAAGCAGAGTGATGGGTTTGACCTTAACGCCAGCTGTGACTGGACGTCAGTGGACAGAGGACCACTGCTGCCTACCTTTTCTACAGCGGCCAAAGTCAGAGTGATCGTTACCTTCATTCTCTGTGGTATCTCCACTCTCTGCAATTCAGCTGTGCTGTGGGCAGCCAATGGCCACAAGCGCAAATCCCACGTCAGAGTCCTGATAATCAACTTGACTGTGGCCGATCTCTTGGTCACCTTCATCGTGATGCCCGTGGACGCCGTGTGGAACATCACGGTGCAGTGGCTGGCCAGCGATCTGGCCTGCAGGTTCTTGATGTTCCTCAAACTACAGGCCATGTACTCCTGTGCCTTTGTCACCGTGGTGATTAGTCTGGACAGACAGTCGGCCATCCTCAATCCCCTGTCCATCAGTGTGGCCCGCAAAAGGAGCAGGGTCATGTTGATGGTGGCGTGGACTATGAGCACCCTGTTCTCCATTCCCCAG ATGTTCATTTTCCATAATGTGACCATCACGTACCCAGCCAACTTTACTCAGTGCACCACGCGGGGGAGCTTCGTCACTCACTGGCAGGAAACTGCCTACAACATGTTCACCTTCTCCTGCCTCTTCCTGCTCCCGCTGGTCATCATGATCATCTGCTACACCAGGATCTTTATCCAGATGACAAAGAGGAGCT TGTTCTCCAATCAACTGAGTCTGCGCTGTTCAAAAAACAACATCCCCAAGGCGAGGATGAGAACTCTGAAAATGAGCCTTGTCATAGTGATCTGCTTCATAGTGTGCTGGACTCCATACTACCTGCTaggcttgtggtactggttttTCCCAGACGACTTGGAGGGAAAAgtctctcactccctcactcacatcCTGTTCATCTTTGGCCTTTTCAATGCCTGCCTGGACCCCATCATTTACGGTCTGTTCACAATACGCTTCTGCAAGGGTCTCAAGGGCGTGAGCCACCGCAGAGCCACAGACATGTCAGTCAAGGTGACAAACACCGTGGTAGCAGAGACTTTGAAATGCACTGCAATTACTTTTCCTTGCAAAAGAGGGGAGGCCGCTGGTGAAAAAGCACAGCAAGTGTGA
- the LOC122760439 gene encoding lactoylglutathione lyase-like: MVDKGLSDDAAAAACKDGDPMTKDFMMQQTMLRVKDPVKSLDFYTRILGMTLLQKFDFPSMHFSLFFLGFEDKYDIPTDVEEKTAWTFSRRATIELTHNWGSESDECQSYHHGNSDPQGFGHIGISVPDVSAACKLFEEQGVTFVKKPDDGDDVKCKVKGLAFIQDPDGYWIEIVSQELTPRYLLQSEQAGHDVASLDEHNIEV; the protein is encoded by the exons ATGGTCGACAAAGGTCTGTCAGACGATGCTGCGGCTGCAGCTTGTAAAGATGGAGATCCAATGACTAAG gATTTTATGATGCAGCAGACTATGTTGAGGGTTAAAGATCCAGTGAAATCCCTGGATTTCTACACCAGAATCCTCGGCATGAC GCTGCTGCAGAAGTTTGACTTCCCTTCCatgcatttctctctcttcttcttggGCTTTGAGGACAAATACGATATTCCTACAGACGTGGAGGAGAAGACGGCGTGGACCTTTTCCAGGAGAGCCACTATCGAGCTGACACA TAACTGGGGCTCAGAGTCTGACGAGTGTCAGTCttatcaccatggaaacagtgACCCACAAGGCTTTG GACATATTGGAATCTCTGTTCCCGACGTCTCCGCCGCCTGTAAACTGTTCGAAGAGCAAGGGGTCACGTTTGTCAAGAAGCCAGACGACGGCGACGATGTGAAAT GTAAAGTTAAAGGCCTGGCTTTTATTCAGGACCCTGACGGCTACTGGATCGAGATTGTGAGTCAAGAGTTGACGCCGCGTTACCTGCTGCAGAGCGAACAGGCCGGACATGATGTGGCTTCACTGGACGAGCACAACATCGAGGTTTAG